A stretch of the Ferviditalea candida genome encodes the following:
- a CDS encoding sugar phosphate nucleotidyltransferase, which yields MKAVILAGGKGTRLRPLTCHLPKPMVPLLNRPCMEYIIELLRDHDITEIAVTVQYMPEVIRSYFGDGSDWSVRLHYFEETVPLGTAGSIKNAQAFLDERFIVISGDALTDFDLSTAAKEHERKNALATMVLSHVNEPLEYGIVMTDEDGKVNRFLEKPDWSEVFSDTVNTGIYILEPEVLNFIPFDREYDFSNQLFPELLKNGVPLYGHVSEGYWSDIGNLTQYRQSQFDMLDRKVNVRIKGREVQPRIFIGENVDLHPGVRWIGPAFIGDHSQLEEDVEIGPYCVIGKNNRISKGSSLQQTILWDMNHIKEKNELNGATLCSRIQCHPDSYFSDGSVIGSQCVIGAKTQIKPQVKVWPNKQIRENTLLHSSLIWGDQASRTLYKSNGVSGIANVEITPEFAAKFAEAYGSLGVGKTFTVSSCPHPYGKLIKQVIASGLASVGANTIDLDEATPPVVRFAIRRGSAQGGIHVQMSAKSGTEICSFECYDEQGLPIAKKLERKVENAFWQEDYVRSPISGLGVNQNDYSAIRAYLQQLFMEIQGGSSSRLTVVAAAHNPLVRRMLGKMMEHLNAQLIMLPASGKTMNDISRFIKENRADLGIMIDHDGKNMKLFTHLGEPVKEDQLSIIKLMSFFQYRKNQCIGIPVSAPNIIEYISENLGSRTVRTKENVRAIMEVSPELDFHPLFDAIYAAGLIARHIADSGVSLAEWLQWIPRFSLYREHIECPWEAKGKIMRMMMELTKGKQVELLDGIKFHHDRGWVLLLPDTDDPVFVVIAHSEQPEYAKELIDSYREHIISCL from the coding sequence TTGAAAGCCGTCATTCTGGCAGGGGGCAAAGGAACCCGCCTGCGTCCCCTCACCTGCCATCTTCCCAAACCGATGGTTCCTTTGTTAAATCGTCCATGCATGGAATACATCATTGAACTGCTGCGGGATCATGACATTACCGAAATTGCCGTAACCGTACAGTACATGCCGGAAGTCATCCGCAGCTATTTCGGGGACGGGAGCGACTGGTCCGTCCGGCTGCATTACTTTGAAGAAACGGTTCCCCTGGGCACAGCCGGCAGCATCAAAAACGCGCAGGCCTTTCTCGATGAACGTTTCATTGTGATCAGCGGAGATGCGCTGACGGACTTTGATCTGAGCACGGCCGCTAAAGAGCACGAACGAAAAAATGCGCTGGCCACCATGGTGCTTTCCCATGTAAACGAACCGTTGGAATATGGGATCGTGATGACCGATGAAGACGGCAAAGTCAACCGTTTCCTTGAAAAGCCCGACTGGAGCGAAGTGTTCAGCGACACCGTCAATACCGGCATTTATATATTGGAGCCGGAAGTCTTGAACTTTATTCCTTTCGATCGTGAATATGATTTCAGCAATCAGCTTTTTCCCGAGCTGCTGAAAAACGGCGTCCCCCTTTACGGTCACGTCAGCGAAGGATATTGGTCGGATATCGGAAATTTAACGCAATACCGCCAAAGCCAGTTCGATATGCTGGATCGCAAGGTGAACGTGCGCATTAAAGGCAGGGAAGTGCAGCCGCGAATTTTTATCGGGGAGAACGTCGATCTCCATCCCGGAGTCCGTTGGATCGGACCAGCCTTTATCGGAGATCATTCACAGCTGGAAGAAGACGTCGAAATCGGACCGTACTGCGTGATCGGCAAAAACAACCGGATTTCCAAGGGCAGTTCCCTCCAGCAAACGATTTTGTGGGATATGAACCATATCAAAGAGAAGAACGAACTGAATGGAGCAACCCTGTGCAGCCGCATTCAATGCCACCCCGACTCTTATTTTTCCGACGGTTCGGTCATCGGCAGCCAATGTGTGATCGGTGCCAAAACACAAATTAAACCGCAGGTTAAGGTTTGGCCCAATAAACAAATTCGCGAAAACACACTGCTTCATTCTTCGCTCATCTGGGGGGATCAAGCCAGCCGGACGCTGTATAAATCCAATGGCGTTTCGGGGATTGCCAACGTTGAGATCACTCCGGAATTTGCAGCCAAATTCGCAGAGGCTTACGGCTCCCTGGGCGTCGGAAAAACCTTTACCGTCAGTTCCTGCCCCCATCCTTACGGCAAATTAATCAAACAAGTTATCGCGTCAGGTCTTGCGTCCGTGGGCGCAAACACCATTGATCTGGATGAAGCGACGCCTCCGGTGGTCCGCTTCGCGATCCGCCGGGGATCGGCCCAAGGGGGCATCCATGTACAGATGTCGGCCAAGAGCGGGACGGAGATTTGCAGTTTTGAATGCTACGACGAGCAAGGACTTCCGATTGCCAAAAAGCTGGAGCGCAAGGTGGAGAATGCCTTCTGGCAGGAAGACTACGTCAGATCCCCGATTTCCGGATTGGGCGTTAACCAAAACGATTATTCCGCCATCAGAGCTTATCTTCAGCAATTATTTATGGAAATCCAAGGCGGCTCAAGCTCCCGTTTGACAGTGGTCGCGGCCGCGCACAATCCGCTGGTCAGGCGGATGCTGGGCAAAATGATGGAGCATTTGAACGCACAATTGATTATGTTGCCGGCTTCCGGAAAAACTATGAACGACATATCCCGCTTCATCAAGGAGAACCGGGCCGATTTAGGAATAATGATCGATCATGACGGCAAAAATATGAAATTGTTCACGCATTTGGGCGAGCCCGTCAAGGAAGATCAGCTTTCCATCATCAAGCTGATGTCCTTTTTCCAATATCGCAAAAACCAGTGCATCGGAATTCCGGTAAGCGCTCCGAACATAATCGAATATATTTCCGAAAATCTCGGAAGCCGCACCGTGCGCACCAAAGAAAATGTGCGCGCGATCATGGAGGTATCCCCCGAGCTTGATTTTCATCCATTATTCGATGCGATTTACGCAGCCGGTCTAATCGCCCGGCATATTGCCGACAGCGGAGTTTCGCTCGCCGAATGGCTGCAGTGGATTCCCCGCTTTTCCCTGTACCGCGAGCACATTGAATGCCCGTGGGAAGCCAAGGGCAAAATCATGCGGATGATGATGGAGCTGACCAAGGGGAAACAGGTGGAACTGCTGGACGGCATCAAATTTCATCACGACCGCGGCTGGGTGCTGCTGCTGCCGGATACCGACGATCCCGTATTCGTGGTGATTGCTCATTCCGAACAGCCGGAATACGCCAAAGAACTGATCGACAGCTACCGGGAGCATATCATCAGCTGTCTTTAA
- a CDS encoding 1,4-alpha-glucan branching protein domain-containing protein, whose product MQNQIDSKTGPQGYLALVLHAHLPYIRHYDRDDYMEERWFHEAMTETYLPLIDIFDRLLNDGVDFRMTLSFSPTLLSLFSDPLMQNRYLKHLERLIELADKEKSRLRGDRRFLPLAEMYAGRLRILKVLYTSCDRNIVTKFKYFQDIGKIEIITSAASHGFLPLMKTEEAIYAQLATAVREYERYFARKPRGVWLPECGFTNGIDRILKSLGIDYFFADAAAIEYATPRPNRELYAPLMTPYGVSVFARDPESSEQVWSKDFGYPGDYDYREYYRDIGWDLGWNDPEEWEYIRPYVLPTHERINTGIKYYRITGPGAHREPYNPEWARNKASMHAGNFIFNRQKQAEAWHSRLDRPPIIVSPYDAELFGHWWYEGPMWIEILSRKIHHHQNQIRMITPSEYLERYPLSDTGFVNESSWGRNHSAEVWLQGNNDWIYRHLHQAEERMIQLATKHQHLLSTHSMPASLLKRALNQAVRELMLAQSSDWAFIMDTGSVVDYAVRRTKDHLGCFNQLCNMIDQEHIDERFLRELEAKDNCLTEVDYLDYRVLVAVSPIAIVPDIQRWKQLLEETGERPNTFMLAWEYPPKYVGGLSRAVSELAEALAAQGEIVHVVTTSHWGSPDFERLNGVYVHRLPLLTSGDTDFYHWTFEMNLAMVDHLVQWKEHGGRIDLLHAHDWMVYHAAREIKHSYGIPLVATIHATEWGRNQGNLHTDLQHKIHGIEWKLTYEARRVFVCSDYMKRELTNIFRLPEDKITIIPNGIALKQPLSATSSRPGRLPWFRAEEKVIFFIGRLVFEKGVQVLLESMPRVLAQVPNAKLVIAGEGPMKNELMHKAEHLGDRVAFVGYVDNALKESLYASADLCVIPSLYEPFGIVALEAMKHRIPVVVSDVGGLAEIINHGKDGYKALPGHVESLSWHISELLLQPELGSLMAEAAYQKLQNEYNWEIIASRMKDIFHDLYFFTPEPLLIRS is encoded by the coding sequence ATGCAAAATCAAATCGATTCGAAAACCGGTCCTCAAGGGTATCTTGCTCTCGTTCTGCATGCCCATCTGCCCTATATCCGTCATTACGACCGAGATGATTATATGGAAGAACGCTGGTTTCACGAAGCGATGACCGAAACGTATCTCCCGTTGATCGATATATTCGACCGTCTCCTTAATGACGGTGTGGACTTCAGAATGACCCTTTCCTTTTCCCCGACGCTTCTTTCCTTGTTCAGCGATCCCTTGATGCAAAATCGATATTTGAAACATTTGGAACGGCTGATCGAATTGGCAGACAAGGAAAAATCAAGGCTGCGGGGTGACCGCCGCTTTCTTCCGCTCGCCGAAATGTACGCGGGACGGCTTCGCATTTTGAAGGTATTGTATACATCCTGTGACCGAAACATCGTCACAAAGTTCAAATATTTCCAAGACATCGGGAAAATCGAGATTATTACTTCCGCGGCAAGCCACGGATTTTTGCCCCTGATGAAAACCGAGGAAGCCATCTATGCACAGTTGGCGACAGCCGTACGCGAATACGAACGGTATTTCGCTAGAAAACCGCGGGGAGTATGGCTTCCGGAATGCGGCTTTACGAATGGCATCGACCGGATCCTGAAATCGCTGGGCATCGACTATTTCTTTGCCGATGCTGCCGCCATCGAGTATGCAACCCCCCGACCCAACCGGGAGCTGTATGCTCCGTTGATGACCCCCTACGGAGTTTCCGTTTTTGCCAGGGACCCCGAATCGTCAGAGCAGGTCTGGAGCAAGGATTTCGGATATCCCGGCGATTACGACTACCGCGAATATTACCGAGATATCGGTTGGGATCTCGGTTGGAACGATCCCGAAGAATGGGAGTATATCCGTCCTTACGTGCTCCCGACCCATGAACGAATCAATACCGGCATCAAATATTACCGCATTACGGGACCCGGCGCGCACCGCGAACCGTACAACCCGGAATGGGCGCGCAATAAAGCGTCCATGCATGCCGGAAATTTTATATTCAACCGTCAAAAACAAGCGGAAGCCTGGCATTCCCGGCTGGATCGGCCGCCGATCATCGTATCCCCCTACGATGCCGAATTATTCGGCCACTGGTGGTATGAAGGACCGATGTGGATCGAGATTCTAAGCCGCAAAATCCATCATCACCAAAATCAGATCCGCATGATCACGCCTTCCGAATATTTGGAGAGATATCCCTTATCCGATACGGGCTTTGTCAATGAATCCAGCTGGGGCAGGAACCACTCAGCGGAAGTATGGCTGCAGGGCAACAACGACTGGATTTACCGGCACCTGCATCAGGCCGAGGAACGAATGATTCAATTGGCGACCAAGCACCAGCATCTGCTTAGCACGCATTCCATGCCGGCTTCTCTGCTGAAAAGAGCGTTAAACCAAGCCGTCAGGGAACTGATGCTGGCCCAAAGCAGCGACTGGGCTTTCATCATGGATACCGGCTCCGTGGTCGACTATGCGGTCCGCCGGACCAAAGATCATCTCGGATGCTTCAATCAATTGTGCAATATGATCGATCAAGAGCACATCGACGAACGGTTTCTGCGGGAGCTTGAGGCAAAAGATAACTGCCTGACGGAGGTCGATTATCTGGATTACCGGGTGCTTGTCGCGGTTTCCCCGATCGCCATTGTTCCCGATATTCAACGCTGGAAGCAGTTGCTTGAGGAAACCGGGGAACGCCCGAATACGTTCATGCTCGCTTGGGAATACCCGCCCAAATATGTGGGAGGTTTATCCCGCGCCGTCAGCGAGCTTGCGGAAGCGTTGGCCGCGCAGGGCGAAATCGTGCATGTCGTCACCACTTCGCATTGGGGTTCGCCGGACTTTGAACGGCTGAACGGCGTGTATGTGCATCGCCTTCCCCTGCTCACTTCCGGCGATACCGATTTCTATCACTGGACGTTCGAAATGAATCTCGCTATGGTCGATCATTTGGTGCAGTGGAAAGAGCACGGGGGCAGAATCGACCTGCTCCATGCCCATGATTGGATGGTTTACCATGCGGCCAGAGAAATCAAGCACAGCTACGGAATCCCTCTGGTCGCCACCATTCATGCGACGGAATGGGGACGAAATCAAGGAAATTTGCATACCGATCTGCAGCACAAGATACACGGCATCGAATGGAAGCTGACTTATGAAGCAAGACGTGTGTTTGTTTGCAGCGATTATATGAAACGGGAGCTAACGAATATTTTCCGGCTGCCGGAGGATAAAATCACGATCATCCCCAACGGCATCGCGCTGAAACAGCCGTTATCCGCGACGTCTTCGAGGCCCGGTCGCCTGCCATGGTTCCGCGCGGAAGAAAAAGTCATCTTTTTCATCGGACGCCTGGTGTTTGAGAAAGGGGTTCAGGTTCTGCTCGAGTCCATGCCGCGCGTGCTTGCCCAAGTCCCGAACGCCAAACTAGTGATCGCCGGCGAGGGACCGATGAAGAATGAACTGATGCACAAAGCGGAGCATCTTGGAGACCGGGTTGCTTTTGTCGGATATGTCGATAATGCCTTGAAGGAAAGCTTGTACGCTTCGGCCGATCTCTGCGTCATTCCAAGCCTGTACGAACCGTTCGGCATTGTGGCCTTGGAAGCCATGAAGCATCGCATACCCGTCGTCGTTTCCGATGTCGGCGGTTTGGCGGAAATCATCAACCACGGCAAGGACGGCTATAAGGCGTTGCCCGGGCATGTCGAGTCGTTGAGTTGGCACATTAGCGAACTTCTGCTCCAGCCCGAATTGGGAAGCCTGATGGCAGAGGCCGCTTACCAAAAACTGCAGAACGAATACAATTGGGAGATCATCGCCTCCAGAATGAAGGATATTTTTCATGACCTGTATTTCTTTACTCCGGAACCGCTCTTGATTCGATCATGA
- a CDS encoding DUF4912 domain-containing protein, producing MNTAQVQAPIPTSGYEVPDRYHKDLLQLMVRDARTLYVYWEISNRRRWLVSNHFQCDWGGMPKILRVYDVTHVYFNGNNAHSHVDIELTPEAVNWYIHGVNSGATYVVDMGTYTLERQFIPLLRSNFAATPRNFKATWGEPIVSVVEEARQQTLSKRIRPHFFENFNAYSQSK from the coding sequence ATGAACACCGCTCAAGTACAAGCTCCGATTCCAACATCGGGTTATGAGGTGCCGGACCGCTACCATAAGGATCTTTTGCAGCTGATGGTCCGCGATGCCCGCACGCTTTACGTTTACTGGGAAATCAGTAATCGCAGAAGATGGCTCGTATCGAATCATTTTCAATGTGATTGGGGAGGGATGCCGAAAATCCTGCGCGTTTATGATGTGACTCATGTGTATTTTAACGGAAACAACGCCCACTCCCATGTGGACATCGAACTCACTCCCGAAGCTGTGAACTGGTACATACACGGGGTAAATTCCGGAGCCACTTACGTCGTCGACATGGGAACCTATACCTTGGAAAGGCAGTTCATTCCGCTTCTTCGCTCCAATTTTGCCGCCACCCCGAGAAACTTCAAGGCTACATGGGGAGAGCCGATCGTCAGTGTGGTCGAGGAAGCTCGTCAGCAGACCCTGTCCAAAAGAATCAGGCCGCATTTTTTTGAAAATTTTAATGCCTATTCCCAAAGTAAGTGA
- a CDS encoding HAD family hydrolase, giving the protein MNTQTILFDLDDTLIHCNKYFISVIERFARLMAEWFKGYPFTAEDFKRKQSELDLAGVHVHGFVKDRFPQSLVETYAYFSELTGRKKRAEEENFLFRLGLSVYEQEYEPYPFMSETLDHLKNQGHELCLYTGGDQAVQTFKVRQMNLESYFEDRIFISPHKTTDVLEGVLKTMDLERSLTWMIGNSARTDIIPALEAGINAIHIPASKEWEYNSVEINIEPRGVFKKLPSLKHVPPTIRNHISGK; this is encoded by the coding sequence ATGAATACACAAACGATTCTGTTTGATTTGGATGATACACTGATTCACTGCAATAAATATTTTATTTCCGTAATCGAACGTTTTGCCCGGCTGATGGCGGAATGGTTCAAGGGATACCCGTTTACCGCCGAGGATTTCAAGCGAAAGCAATCCGAGCTGGATTTGGCTGGTGTGCACGTGCATGGATTCGTGAAAGACCGGTTTCCCCAATCCTTGGTTGAAACGTATGCGTATTTTTCCGAGCTCACCGGAAGAAAAAAGAGAGCCGAAGAAGAAAATTTCCTGTTCCGGCTGGGCTTGTCTGTTTATGAACAGGAGTACGAGCCGTATCCGTTTATGTCCGAAACTTTGGATCATTTGAAAAATCAGGGGCATGAGCTTTGTCTATATACGGGAGGAGATCAGGCGGTACAAACCTTCAAAGTGCGGCAGATGAATCTGGAATCCTATTTTGAAGACCGGATCTTCATCAGTCCTCATAAAACGACGGATGTTTTGGAAGGCGTCCTGAAAACAATGGATCTTGAACGCAGCTTGACATGGATGATCGGCAATTCCGCCCGAACGGACATTATCCCTGCACTGGAAGCTGGAATCAACGCCATCCATATTCCTGCGAGCAAGGAATGGGAGTATAATTCCGTGGAGATCAACATTGAGCCCCGCGGCGTTTTCAAAAAGCTTCCTTCTCTTAAGCACGTGCCCCCAACCATCCGAAATCACATTTCCGGCAAATGA
- a CDS encoding ABC transporter substrate-binding protein — translation MKKIIGSKVSYLLVSLTLFVGLLAGCGGSGNSDGGASNQPGGSGGSGGGESIKIGANLELSGAVASYGQSIAEGIDLAVEEINKGGGIDGKKLEIIKVDNKSDAAEATNAAIKLTSQDKVSAIIGAATSGDTVAQVQVVTDNHTVLLTPSGTSPIVTVGQDGKVNDYVFRTCFIDPFQGNVAANFAAKELKVTKAAIFADSASDYAKGLAVSFKDTFTKAGGSIVSEEAYVAKDTDFRATLTRIKAANPEFIFIPGYYEEVGLIIKQARELGITVPFMGGDGWDSPKLVELAGAAALNNTYITNHYSSEDPDKTIQTFVTAFKGKYNGKSPDAFNALGYDSVYLLADGIKRAGSADGAKIKDALAQTKDLALVSGKITIDQQHNPAKTATVLEYKDGKQVFKTKVNP, via the coding sequence ATGAAGAAGATTATCGGAAGTAAAGTTTCGTATCTGCTGGTAAGCCTGACTTTATTTGTGGGACTGCTCGCAGGATGCGGAGGATCCGGCAATTCGGATGGGGGCGCAAGCAATCAACCAGGAGGATCCGGCGGCTCAGGCGGGGGAGAGTCCATTAAAATCGGTGCCAACTTGGAGCTTTCAGGCGCGGTTGCCTCTTATGGACAGTCGATTGCCGAAGGGATAGACCTTGCGGTTGAAGAGATCAACAAAGGCGGCGGCATTGACGGCAAGAAGCTGGAAATCATTAAAGTGGACAACAAGTCCGACGCGGCGGAGGCAACCAATGCGGCGATCAAGCTGACCAGCCAGGATAAGGTTTCCGCCATTATCGGCGCTGCAACGAGCGGAGACACGGTGGCTCAGGTTCAGGTGGTAACGGATAACCATACCGTGCTGCTGACTCCTTCCGGAACAAGTCCGATTGTAACAGTGGGACAGGATGGGAAAGTAAATGACTACGTCTTCCGTACCTGCTTTATCGATCCGTTCCAAGGCAATGTTGCCGCCAACTTTGCAGCCAAAGAACTGAAGGTGACGAAGGCTGCAATTTTTGCCGACAGCGCCAGCGATTATGCGAAAGGCCTGGCTGTTTCGTTTAAAGACACCTTTACCAAAGCCGGAGGCAGCATCGTATCCGAAGAAGCCTATGTCGCCAAGGATACCGACTTCCGCGCTACATTGACCCGCATCAAAGCAGCGAATCCGGAGTTTATCTTCATTCCGGGATATTATGAAGAAGTTGGCTTGATCATCAAGCAAGCGCGCGAGCTCGGCATTACGGTTCCGTTCATGGGCGGCGACGGTTGGGATTCTCCGAAGCTGGTGGAACTGGCCGGTGCTGCTGCATTGAACAATACCTATATCACCAACCACTATTCCTCCGAGGATCCGGACAAGACGATTCAAACTTTCGTAACAGCATTCAAAGGCAAGTATAACGGGAAATCCCCGGACGCATTCAATGCTCTCGGTTACGATTCGGTCTATCTGTTGGCTGACGGTATCAAGCGTGCGGGCTCGGCCGATGGTGCCAAGATCAAGGATGCTTTGGCGCAAACCAAGGATTTGGCTCTTGTTTCCGGTAAGATTACGATTGACCAGCAGCACAATCCGGCTAAAACTGCGACTGTATTGGAATATAAAGATGGAAAGCAAGTATTTAAGACAAAGGTTAATCCTTAA
- a CDS encoding branched-chain amino acid ABC transporter permease produces the protein MDWIQQIVNGISLGSIYALIALGYTMVYGIIKLINFAHGDVFMVGAFVGFYAIESWKLSFIPALLVAMGISAVLGVVIERVAYKRLRNATRIAALITAIGVSLFIEYGTIYIRGAQPEAFPSVLPDQIFKVFGASISSQSIFILLISIILMLILQFIVHRTKIGKAMRAVSYDAEAARLMGINVDRTISATFAIGSALAGAAGVAFGVYYTKIEPLMGVIPGLKAFVAAVLGGIGIIPGAMIGGLVLGIVETMVSAFGYSPWRDAAAFVILILILIFRPSGILGKNTREKV, from the coding sequence ATGGATTGGATTCAGCAGATTGTCAACGGCATTTCTCTTGGCAGCATTTATGCCTTAATAGCGCTGGGCTATACGATGGTATATGGAATTATCAAACTAATCAATTTTGCTCATGGCGATGTTTTTATGGTCGGCGCATTTGTCGGTTTTTACGCAATTGAGAGCTGGAAGCTAAGCTTTATCCCGGCACTGCTAGTTGCGATGGGCATAAGCGCGGTCCTTGGAGTGGTCATTGAAAGAGTCGCATACAAAAGACTGCGAAATGCAACCAGAATTGCCGCATTAATAACGGCAATCGGGGTTTCGCTGTTTATCGAATACGGAACCATCTATATTCGCGGGGCGCAGCCGGAAGCCTTTCCCAGTGTATTGCCGGATCAAATCTTCAAAGTTTTTGGCGCCTCGATCAGCAGTCAGTCGATATTTATACTCCTTATTTCCATCATTTTAATGCTCATTCTGCAATTTATCGTCCATCGGACCAAAATCGGCAAGGCCATGCGGGCGGTTTCCTATGACGCGGAAGCGGCTCGTTTGATGGGGATCAATGTGGATCGGACGATCTCCGCCACATTTGCCATCGGTTCCGCATTGGCGGGGGCGGCCGGGGTCGCTTTCGGGGTATACTATACCAAAATCGAACCGCTCATGGGGGTCATCCCCGGTTTGAAGGCTTTTGTAGCAGCTGTTCTGGGAGGCATCGGGATTATCCCCGGGGCGATGATCGGCGGTCTCGTTCTCGGAATCGTAGAAACGATGGTAAGCGCTTTCGGTTATTCCCCGTGGAGGGATGCCGCAGCATTTGTCATTCTAATCTTGATCCTTATTTTTAGGCCGTCCGGTATTTTGGGGAAAAATACCCGCGAGAAAGTGTAG
- a CDS encoding branched-chain amino acid ABC transporter permease — MKKIMGFSIFVLLSAVSYGIVQSLISAGMLNQFYSNTLIFIAINVILAASLHLVIGITGQFSIGHAGFLAVGAYISAIFTMKLHLPFVPALAAGGIVAALAGLLVGIPSLRLKGDYLAIATLGFAEIIRVVFLNIDYVGGAAGMQVSHFTSWSYAFVSLFVTLLVIMNFTNSTHGRACIAIRENEIAADAMGINTTYYKVVAFAIGSFFAGIAGGLYAHNFYIIQPSNFGFLKSFDILIFVVLGGLGSLSGAVFAAILMTIVSTFLQGYPETRMIIYSVVLVIVMLYRPQGLMGTKEITAYLGKWTGAKGEDAYGK; from the coding sequence ATGAAAAAAATAATGGGATTTTCGATATTTGTCCTTTTATCCGCAGTCAGCTATGGAATTGTGCAATCGCTCATAAGCGCCGGAATGTTGAATCAATTTTATTCGAATACACTCATATTCATTGCGATCAACGTTATTTTGGCAGCCAGTCTGCATCTGGTTATCGGCATTACAGGCCAATTCTCTATTGGACATGCCGGATTTTTAGCCGTAGGTGCATATATTTCCGCCATTTTCACGATGAAATTGCATCTTCCGTTTGTTCCGGCGCTGGCAGCAGGGGGAATTGTCGCGGCATTGGCGGGTTTGCTTGTCGGGATTCCCAGCTTGCGCTTGAAAGGCGATTATTTGGCGATTGCCACTTTGGGTTTCGCGGAAATTATTCGGGTCGTGTTTCTGAATATTGATTATGTCGGAGGCGCGGCCGGAATGCAGGTCTCTCATTTCACGAGCTGGTCGTACGCCTTCGTGAGTCTTTTTGTCACTTTGCTGGTCATCATGAATTTTACGAATTCAACGCACGGCCGGGCCTGTATCGCGATCCGTGAAAATGAAATTGCCGCCGATGCCATGGGGATCAATACCACCTATTACAAAGTGGTTGCTTTTGCGATCGGATCCTTTTTTGCGGGGATTGCCGGAGGGCTGTATGCCCATAACTTTTATATCATTCAGCCGTCGAACTTTGGCTTTTTGAAATCCTTCGACATTTTGATCTTTGTGGTTCTTGGAGGACTGGGAAGCTTGTCGGGAGCCGTCTTTGCGGCGATCTTGATGACGATTGTCTCCACCTTCCTGCAGGGCTATCCGGAAACGAGGATGATCATTTACAGCGTCGTGCTGGTGATCGTCATGCTGTACCGCCCGCAGGGATTGATGGGAACCAAAGAAATTACCGCTTATCTGGGCAAGTGGACGGGTGCGAAAGGGGAAGACGCGTATGGGAAATAA